The region CCAGCCTGGCAGTAGAGCGGTCAGCGATGTAGACGTGGCCTCGTAAGGATACTGATCCGCCCACACATCCACCCCTTGGGAACGGGCCTCATCGAGCCTGGCCAGCGCCGCCCGCCCCTGCCCCCAGTAGGGCTGGCCGATGGCCTTGAGGTGAGAGATCAACACCCGCGCTCCGCTGGAAGCGGCAATCGACACGGCTTCTTCCACCGCCGCCGGCAAAGTCTTGCTCTCGCCGCGGATATGGCTGGCGTATACCGCCCCGTTAGCAGCCAGCACGCCGGCCAGTTCGGCAAGCTCCGCCGTGGCCGCGAAACTGCCGGGAGGATAGATTAACCCCGTCGACATCCCCCACGCTCCCTGCTTGAGCGACCTTGATAGCAGCGTTTTCATCTCATCCATTTCGGCCGCGGTCGGCACCCGGTCGTCTGACCCCATTACCGCTATTCTTAGAGCCCCGTGCGCCACCATGGGAGCAAGGTTGCGCCCCGGCCCGATCCTTTCTACTGCGCTGGCGTAACCGTCCATATCTTCCCAATCGATCCCTCCCGGCGGCAACTCCCCCTCCATCGTCGCCAGGTATGTCTCCAGCTCGCGCCGGCGCCTCCCGGCGCCGACAGGGAAGAGACCGATACCGCAGTTGCCCATCACCTCGGTCGTCACGCCCTGCATCACCTTGCTAGGGCCGAGCGGCGCGTGGAAAACCGTACGATCACTGTGAGTATGACTGTCTATAAAGCCTGGGGCCACAACCAGGCCGTCGGCGTCAATGACCTTAGCGCCGGCGGCCGAAAGCTGCGGCCCCATCGCGACAATCTTCCCCTCCGCCAACAGCACATCGGCCCTCGCGCCCGCACGTCCGCTACCGTCCAAAACCAAACCGTCTTTCAAAAGATAATTCACAGCCATTCCCCGCTTTCCTAAAAAATAAAACCAGCAAAACAAGCCCACCCCCATTGGTAGATGGCTGTCTTGCTGGATTTCACCTGCGTAAGGCAAATGAAGCAGCGTCAATATTGAACTGTAACTATAAATTAGCAAAAAAACCGGAAACTGTCAACACTTTAGCGCTTGCGCTGAAAATCTTCCTGCCGGGTCAGGTGATCGCCTCTCAGCCCTTGCTTATAAAGACGGTAGCGGCGCTGAGCCTCCTTGAAGGCCACAATAATCGCCTTCTGCGAAGCCCCGAAATAGCGGTTCTCGATCTCACTGCGGATCGCCTCCCCGTCAGTGAGCATGTTTCGCCCCTTGAACAGACTGTCGAGAAAATCATACGTGCTCTTCATCATAACGGAGCTGCCGCAGCTTTCGATAACATCGGTGTCGCGGTCGATCACTAAACCGAGCATGAACCGACCATACTGCTGGGTGATGGGATTACTCATCTGCGATTTGGAGTCACCGATAATGTAGACGGTATTGGGAGAATACATACCGCGGCCCCTCCTCCGGAAGATTATGCTACCCATTCGCCGCCGGCCGCGTTTCTCCTTCCCGGCATAAAAAAAAGCCGCCCCCGAAGGAACGGCTGGGGAAACATTGTCTGCCGCAAACTCAGACCTCTGCCGTCAGCAGCGACTCAGCCATGCCGTCAAGCTCGCCGGCCAACTCGCCGATCTGCTCGGTTTCTTTGGCAACATGAGTAATAGCGCCGGCCACTTGGGTAATAACTTCCTTAACCTCGTGCATCTGGCGGTAATTATCCTCGCTATCCGCCTGCACCGTGCGGATGATCCCCTCAATACGCTTGACGGAGTTCCCGCTCGTGGCCGCCAACTTGCGGATCTCTTCCGCAACCACGCCGAACCCGCGGCCCTGCTCCCCGACTCTCGCCGCCTCGATTGCCGCGTTGAGCCCCAGAAGATTGGTTTGCGCCGTAATATCCTTAATAACCTGCAGTACCTCGTCAGTCTCCCTCACCCGGGCGGCCGACACGGCAGCGGTTTGGGCCACCGTCCCGCTGATATCGGCGATCTGTTGCGTCTGCGCCGATATTTCCTCCGCGGTCCCCGCCAAAGTGCTTATACTGTCGGTCAGCTTATCCGCCATCTCTTTCAGGCGTTCCTGCCTGTCCACCGGTTCCGCCACCGAAATCGCGCCGATAGCTTCCCCTTGGCTGTTGCGAATTGGATAGGCATAGGCGATATAAGGCACCCCAAACAAGGATTTATCGCCCCGGACCACGAACCGGCCGTTCTCGGCCACCGCCTTCGCCACCGACGTTCCCGGTTTCAAAGGAGTGCCGGGTGTGATATTAAGATTTATTTTTGCGCTCGGCTTAGCCACGAGATACTTTTCCTTGTCGGTAACAGCAACGCAAAAATCGTTGGGCAACAGGTCGGTCAATATCGGCGCTACTGTCAGATAATGGGCCAAATACTCTTCATCGGCCATAACCATTGCTTCCTATTCCTCCTTCCGACCGGGCGCCAGCCGCAGCCGGCCGCATCGGCCGCCAGCCGTTAGAAAGCCTGCCTCACGGCAGGCTTTCTAACGTGATGAACTTCTACATCATAATTTTCGGCAGGATTAGGAGACCGGCGGTGACGATTACCAGCCAGAACACGCAGATGAAGGCCATGAAACCCCAGACTTCCTTCAGCTTCATGCCCACGAGCGCCAGAGCGGGGATGACGTACAGCGGCTGGATGAGGTTGGTCACCTCGTCGCCGTGGACGAAAGCGTTCATTACCAGCGGGATGTTGGCGTTCAGAGCCTTCGCGGCCTCCATGAGGATCGGCCCCTGGACGATCCACTGGCCGCCCTGGGACGGGATGAACAGATTGGCGAACGCCGCCGAGAAGAACGACCACGCGTAAATAGTATCCGCGGTCGCCACCTTGATTAGCAGACCGGCGATGACCTTGGCGAGACCGGACGAGGTCATCATGCCCATGATGCCGCCATAGAACGGGAATTGCAGCATAACTTCGGCCGCCGGACGCATCATGTCTTTGAAAGCGGTAACGAATTTGCTGGGGGTGTTGTAAAGGAAAGTGTTCAACGTCAGGAACATGAAGATAACGAAGTTGAAATTGAGCGACTTAATTATGCCCTTGGTCATAAAACTGTCAATGATGACCGCCAGTCCGGCCAAACCGATGAGCAGCATCAGCACGCGGCTGCTGTTCATCTTGTCTGCCAGCGTTTCCTGCTCGTCCCTGGCGACAGTTGCGGCGATGGCCGGCTCTTCTTTAGGTTGATAGGTTATCAATTCGTTGGCAGGCGGCTTCGTGTATACGCCCAGCAGTATGACCGTGACAACCATCACGAAAAACAGCACCGTATTGATCGGGTTGTAAACCGTCACATCCTGGGTCCAGATGCCGATGGCTTTCTCCATGAAGTGCCCCTTGGTCGCCACCAGGGCGTACACACTCGCACTCGGGCACCAGGTCTGGCCAAGCACCATGGTGGTGTAACCGGCCGCGATCGCCAGCGGGAAGTGCAGGCCCTTGACGTTGCGCGACAACTGCATCGCGAAGATCGGCGTGAGGATGGATGAAAATGCCCAGTTGATCAAACTGGAAACAAAGCCGAAGACAAGCATGACCACCATGGCCACCGACGCCGAACTCGGCATCCTGGCCACCCGGGCGAGAAACCTCTCGACCAGCGGCGCCTTGGCCGCCGCCCCGCAGCAGATGACCATGAACGACATCTGGAACGCGAAGCCGATCATCGTCCACAGGCCGTTATACCAGCCAAGCACCAGCTTCAGAGGTCCGCCGTCGCTCACCACCAGGCCAAAGACAAAAGCCAGCAAGGTGAGAATGACGCAGAACACGAAAGAATCGGGGATGTACCGGTCGGCAGCGAACTGGAACGCCCTGGATATCCTCCACAGCATAGAATCAGCCCTCCCTAAACATTATAAATTCCGGGAATTACACATAAAATTCCGAAGCCTTCAACTGATGAATAAGTTTCTTCATAAACTTCTTTCTGATCGCGGGAATCTCATCCTGCTTATAAGTATAAAATCCCTCGCCCGTCTTGATGCCCAGCTTCCCCTCCTTCACTTTTTCACGCAGCAGCCTGTTGGCTTCCTGCGAGTTATCCATCACCTTCAGCAGGTTATCGCCTACCACGCACCAGATGTCGAGGCCGCCGAAATCGGCCACCTCCAGTTGCCCCGTGGTGGCATAGCGGAACGCCGGCCCAAACTTGAGCGCCTTATCGACGTCGGCCGGTTCGGCTATCCCCTGCTCGATGATCGAAAACGCCTCCCTCGCGACACCCTGCTGGATGCGGTTGGCCACCAGCCCGGGCACATCCTTGAGAACCTTGACCGTCTGCTTCTTGATCGACTTGTACAAAGCCTCGACTTCCTGATAGATTTCCGCCGGCATATTGCCGAAAAAGGACAGCTCGGCGATCGGCATCAGATGGCCGGGATTGTACCAGTGGCAGACCATCATCCGTTTCTTGCGTTCCTCGCCGACGAACGCCATCATTTCGTTCAGCGCCAGGCTGGAAGTGTTGCTGGCGATAATGGCCTCAGGCTTGCAGTATTCGTCCAGCTGCTTGAACAGTTTCTGCTTGAGTTCGATGATCTCGGGGGCAGCTTCGATGATGTAATCGCGGTCGGAAACCGCCGCCTTAAGATCGGTGCATGGCTTTATCCTGTCGAGGGTGGCCTCCACCTCGGCCGCGGCGATGAACTCCTCCTCGGCAAGCAGCTCAAGCTCTTGCCGGATCTGCTCCTTCGCCTTGGCCAACACTTGCTCGCCGGTATCGAACATATTCACATCATAGCCGTAAAGCGCAAACGACTCGGCGATAGCGTGCCCCATCGTTCCCGCGCCCACGACGCCGATTTTCCTTATCATAACAGGCCACCTACTTTCTGAGATTGAGAATGGTCCTTGCGTCGTCGGCTGTCGCTACTTCCTTGTTGGCCTCCTTGATCAGGCGGACGGCCCGTTCCACGAATTCGGCGTTGGACTTGGCCAGCCGGTCCTTGGCATAAAGCACGTTGTCCTCCATCCCCACCCGTACATGACCACCGAGGGCGATCGCCGCGTATAAGATGGGAATATGGCCGGCGCCGATGCCGAATGCGGACCAGGTCGAACCGGAAGGAAGCAGGCTCTTGAGATACACCAGGTTCTCCACCGTCGCCGCCGTGCCGCCGGCCGCCCCCAACACGAACTGGTAATGACCCGGCGAGGCTATTACGCCCTTCTTCATGTAATACACGGCGTTGTACAGCATGCCGGCGTCAAAAACCTCGATTTCCGGCTTCACCCCGATTTCGGTCATCGTCCTGCCCAGCTTTTCGAGAAACTGGGGATGATTGATGAACAGGCTGCTGTGCATCCAGTTCATCGACCCGGCGTCATAAGACGCCATCTCCGGCTTCAGCTCGATAAGATGGGCCATCCGCGTCTCGTCGGTGGCGTTTAGGTCGCCCGACGTAGTAAGATTGAGGACGATATCGCACTTCTCGCGGATCAGACCGACCGTTTCGGCAAATTTCTCCTTGCTCATCGTCCCCTTGCCTTCGTCGTCGCGCATGTGAAGGTGGGCGACAGCCGCCCCCGCCTTCCAGCACTCGTATACGTCGGCGGCGATTTCCTTCGGCGTCATGGGAACGTTGGGGTTGTGCTCCTTTGTGGGCCAGGCGCCGGTAGGCGCGACAGTCACGATCACTTTTTGCATCCTTGTCACCTCGAAGTATTATTTGGGTTCGCCCCTAACATATAGCAACAACCGTGCCAAGAGCACAAACCGCGCTGCACCGGCCTTGTTGAAAACAAAAACCGGGAGGGCGATGAAATTTTTCATCGCCCTCCCGGTGGGAATAATGCAAAATATCTGAAAAATAACCCTATTGAAGGTGATGACAATTAGCATCAGAAGTGATGCTAATTGTCATCACCCAGCTTCAGGCCGAATTTCTTCGCCTTCTTGACAATCGTCGACTGATCGACCTTCAGCACCTTGGCAGCCTTACGGGTACTGCCATAGAGGCCCAGCACCCTTTCCAACGTCTTTTTTTCGATATTCGCCACTATTTCTTTAAGGCCCGCTTCCCTGGTCATCGGCTCGCCGCTGCCAGGATAAACGTTCAGCAGGGGGGCGAGCTGTTCCCCGCCGATTACCGCCGCCGGCTCGGCCACGATCACCAGCCGCTCGACGATATTCTGCAGCTCGCGGATATTACCCGGCCAAGAATAATGCTTCATTATTTCCAATCCCGCATCTTCGATGACCGTAACCTTGCCGTATTTCGCGTTGTAAAGCGCGAGAAAGTGCTCGGCGAGCGGTTCCACGTCCTCCGCTCGCGCCCGCAGCGGCGGGATGACGATCGGAAACACGTTCAGGCGGTAATAAAGATCCTCCCTGAACCGCCCCTGCGTCACCAGCGACCGCAAATCGCAATTAGTCGCCGCGAGTATCCTGACATCCAGCTTGAACGGCCTCGTGCCGCCGATCCTGGTAATCTCCTTGTGTTGAATCACCCGCAGCAGCTTCGACTGCAGCTCCAGCGGCATATCGCCGATCTCGTCGAGCAGCAGCGTCCCCTTGTCAGCAAGCTCGAACAACCCCAGCCTGCCGGTGCCAGCCGCGCCGGTGAAAGCGCCCTTCTCATACCCGAACAGCTCGGCTTCCAGCAGATTTGCGGGGATGGCCGCGCAGTTCACCTTTATGAACGGTCCTTTATTGCGCGGGCTGTTCGTATAAATCTCGTTGGCGACGACCTCCTTACCCACCCCCGTTTCGCCGGCGATCAGCACGGTGACGTCAAGGGGCGCCACCTGGCGGATCGCCTCGATGACCTTTGCCGTTCCCTCGCTGCGGCCGATAAGACTCATGTTGAGGTTCTGCCGCCGCAGATGCTCAATCTCCATGATACTCTTGGCCTTGTCAGCCTCGACGGCCTTCATCTTTTCCTGCGAGGCGTCCAGCTCGGCCTTCATCGTCAGCAGGTCGGTTATCTCGCGGTCAATAACCACAACGTTCTTGACATTTTCCTCCGCGTCAAAAACCGGAATGCCGGTTATTAGCATCTTTCGGCCGCTGCGCAGGCTCACGCCCACCGAGTTGACCCGCTTTTTCAGTCTGATTACCTCCGGGGTCACGGCATTTTTATAAAGGCCGGCAGCCTCGCATTCCTCCACATACCTGCCGACGACCTCCTCCGGCGCGATACCGGTTATCCGCGTGTAGGCTTTGTTGACGTACAGCGTCTTACCCGCTCCGTCGGCGATGTAGATGCCGTCGTAAACATGGTCGCCGAGCTCGCGGAAGTCGAACTCCGCCGTGCGGCGTAACTCTTCGAGGACCTTGCCCAATCCCGCTGCCACTTGTTCGCTCTCGCACCGTTCGCAGCCGCCGGCGGCGACCCTGGCGATCAGCTCCTCCAGAAACGCCTGGGCCGTAAACTTGTCCCGTCCGCCCACATCGCCACCCCCCTCTACCCCCACTATAAAGCAAGAAGCGTGCCGGCACAACAGGAAAAAAGAAAGCCGCCCCGCGGGGCGGCCTTATGTTTATACGCTGTAATTGGGGGCTTCCTTGGTGATGCTGATGTCGTGGGGATGGCTCTCTTTCAGGCCGGCCCCGGTAACTCTCACGAAGCGGGTCTTGGTGATGAGTTCTTCGATACTCTGCACGCCGCAGTAGCCCATCCCGGCCCGCAGGCCGCCCACCATCTGGTACAGCGTGTCGGCCACCGCCCCTTTGTACGGGATGCGGCCCTCGATCCCCTCAGGCACCAATTTCTCCATATTCTCCTGGAAGTAACGGTCCTTGCTGCCCTCGACCATCGCGCCCAGGGAGCCCATGCCACGGTAGATCTTATAGCTGCGGCCCTGATAGATGATCGTCTCCCCGGGGCTCTCTTCCGTACCGGCCAGCAAGTTGCCGATCATGACCACGCTCGCCCCGGCGGCGATCGCCTTGGTGATATCGCCCGAATACTTGATGCCGCCGTCGGCAATTACCGGCACGCCGTGCGGCCGTGCCGCCGTGGCGCAATCATACACCGCCGTGATCTGCGGCACGCCGATGCCGGCGATAACCCTGGTCGTGCAGATCGAGCCGGGACCCATGCCCACTTTAATCGCGTCCGCCCCCGCCTCGATAAGATCGCGGGTCGCGGCGCCGGTCGCCACGTTGCCGGCCATTAAATCGACCTCGGGATAATGGCTCTTGATATACTTGACAGCCTCGATCACCCCGCGCGAATGGCCGTGGGCGGTATCGACCACCAGCACATCCACCTTCGCCTTCACCAGCGCGACCACGCGGTCGGGCATGTCCTCACCCACCCCGACGGCCGCCGCCACCCGCAGGCGGCCCTTGGCGTCCTTGGCCGAATTCGGGTACTTCTGCGCCTTCTCGATATCCTTGATGGTGATAAGGCCCTTGAGAAAGCCCTGAGCGTCCACCAGCGGCAACTTTTCGATGCGGTGCTGGCGGAGCAGCTCCTTAGCCTCCTCCAGCGACGTGCCCACCGGGGCGGTGATCAGGTTCTCCTGCGTCATGCACTCCTGAATTTTCCTGGTCAGATCGGTCTCGAACCTAAGATCGCGGTTGGTGAGGATGCCGACCAGCCGGCCGCCCTCGACGGTAATCGGCACCCCGGAGATGCGGTAACGCTCCATAAGGTCGTGGGCGTCCTGGAGAGTGTTGTCCGGCGCCAGGAAAATCGGATCGACGATGATGCCGTGCTCCGATCGCTTGACCTTGTCGATCTCATTGGCCTGGCGTTCAATGGACAAATTCTTGTGGATGACACCGAGGCCGCCTTCCCGTGCCATGGCGATCGCCATGCGCGCCTCGGTCACCGTGTCCATGCCTGCGCTGATAATAGGGATATTAAGTTTGACATTCCTGGTGAGATAGGTTGCTACATCGACATCCCGGGGCAAAATCTCCGAGCGGTTGGGAACGAGGAGGACATCGTCGAAGGTTAAGCCTTCCGGGCCGAACTTGTCGTCGAACATTGCGGATTACTCCTTTCAGCGGTTGTCTACACGTATTTTGAATATAATACCATAACTCACCGGACGAATCCACCTTTTTTGTCCCCTGCGGCGAAAAATTCCCCGCCGCCGTTCGCGCCACGGATACAAACTATTTTCCGGTCCCACACTAAACTTATCATGCTCACCCGGAGGTGCAAAAATGCTGGCAATCCGCGGCGCAACTGTTCACACCGTCAGTCGCGGCACCCTGGAAGGCGCCGTAATCCTGCTGGCCAACGGCAAAATCGTCGCCGTCGACCGGCACCTTCCCATCCCTGCCGACGCGCGCATCCTCGAAGCCGCCGGCAAAGTCGTCACCCCTGGACTCATCGACTGCCACACCCACCTTGGCATCGCCGAGGAAGGGGTTGGGGACGCCCATGTCGACAAAAACGAAACCGCCGACCCGGTCTGCCCCCACCTACGCGCCCTCGACGCCGTCAATCCCGAGGACGAAGGATTGGAAGACGCCGTCGGCGGCGGCGTTACCTCCATCATCGTCACCCCCGGCAGCGAAAACGTCATCGGCGGCCAGAGCATCGCCATCAAAACCCGCGGCCGCGTCATCGACGACATGGTTCTCCGTCAGCCGGCAGGCGTCAAAATCGCCTTCGGCGAAAACCCCATCAAAATGTACGGCGGCAAAGGCAAAGCCCCCTCCACTCGCATGACCGTCGCCGGCCTTATCCGCGAAAACCTCGTCGCCGCCCGTGACTACGCGCAAAAGCCGCCAGCCGGGCGTGATCTTCGGCTGGAAACACTCGCCCGGGTATTAAACGGCGAAATCCCCCTCAGAGCCCACGCCCACGCTGCCGACGACATCGCCACCGCCCTCAGAATCGCCGCCGAATTCAACCTGCGGCTGACCCTCGAACACGCCACCGCCGGCCACAAAATCGCCGACCTTATCGCCGCCCGCGGCGTCCCCGCCGCCGTCGGCCCCTCCATCACCGCCCGCGTCAAAGTCGAGCTCCGCGACCGCACCTACCGCACGCCCGCCATCCTCCACGCCGCCGGCGTTAAAATAGCCCTCATCACCGACCATCCCTTCCTGCCGATCGGCGGCCTGCGTCTCGAAGCCGCCCTCGCCATCCGCGAAGGGCTGCCGGCTGCCGCCGCCCTGCGGGCCATAACCCTCAGCGCCGCGGAAATAATCGGCGTCGCCGACCGCGTTGGCAGCCTCGACGCAGGCAAAGACGCCGACCTCGTCATCTTCGGCGGCGACCCCTTCGCCGTCGCCACCAAAATAGAACAGGTGTTCATCGACGGCCAACCGGTTTACGGCCGTTGACGAACACCTACAACATATACTCCCCGTCCAGGCAGCGCCGCCAGTCCGCTAGCGCCCTGGCCAGCTCGCCCGCGGCCAACACCGGCGCGGCCAGCATACCGGCCGCCTGCAAAGGAGCGACACACACCCGCCCCCCCCAGTCGGCCTCAGGAGCATAACCTTCCAAACCGCGCCCCGCAACAAACTCGCCCGCGCACCGCCAGTGCATCAGCCAAGAGTCCGGGCCGTCCGCCAGCTGCCACACGACCGGCCGGCGCTTGAACTGGGCGACATGACGCGGAAAGAACCCGCGCTCCAGCCAGCGGTCGAGTGCGACGCCGGTTACGGCGGCGAAATCGGCGGCAAATCCGGCTGGAACGCACCTCTGCGCGACAAGTTCATCAAGCGCCGCCCGCACCGCCGGGATGGCCATTATGCCGGGGTCGGCGGCCGCCGCCTGCTCCGGCCAGGCATGGCCATGCAGCGTCAGCACCGCCGCGCTGACGAAATCCAGCGCCATTTCCTTCTCCAGCGGCGGACACCGCCAGCCCTCCTCCACGATCCCCTCACATAAAAGATTATATACTGTTAGGGGATGCAATCTTATAAATGCCACTAATTTTATGAAGAATTCCTCCGGCAACTGGCCGCGCTTCGGACCCTCCCGGTACAAAAGGCTCAGTCGCTCTTTCAGGACTGCCAGTTCTTCGCCGCCGCACTGGCGGACACTGGCCGGCCCCGGCAGCCTGTCGTCCGCCAGCTCCGGCGGCAGCGTCTCGTACCCGGCCAGCGCCGGCCACTCGTCCGGAAAGCCTCCGAGCTCTTCAGTCAGCGCCGCCGCCTCGGCCGGCGGCAGGGCTAACGCAGCCGCCAGCAGTCGGTCGACGGCGGCTGCGGCCAACACCTGCCTCAGGGCCGCCAGCCATAGCCGGACCGCCCGTTGCGCCAGCGTGGCCGAGAGCGGCAGGAACTCCGCCGGCGCGAAGCGGTAACCCCGGTCGGTCGGCTCCAGCGTCCGCAGTTCGTCCGCCGCCGCCGCCGCCACCAGCGCCAGCCGGCCGATCTCTTGCCGAGTTGTCGCCGACACGGCCGGCAAAGGCAGTCGCTGGAGATCGACAGGCTGATAATTGACCGTCGGGTTGAACACCTTCAGCAGCCCCTGACAGAGCTTGGCGTTAAGAAGGCCGAGCAGAAAAGGCGTTTCCTGCGGGTCGTGAGCGAAAACGCAGCTGGCGGCCATATCGGTCATGCAGCCGGCCGGCAGCAGCTTGGCCGTGAAAGCCTTGCTGCTCACCAGTCCGTACGCCAGCCCCTCACGGAACCAGTACTTCGTGTTGGGAAGCTGAGCGGAATAATAGCTCCCGTAATATCGCCGCGCGCCCTCCGTCCAGCGCACGTAATGAGCCGCCCGGCGCGCGTAGCGGAACCCGCTCGCCTCCTTTTCGTACGGTACCCACCCGTCCGCCGCGCCGTCCGGGCCCCAAATCTCCCACCAGCGTCGTACGAACCGCGCGTTGTCCGCCGTCTTCATCCCCAGCACGACATCGGCGGCCTCCTTTAGCGGCCGCGCTTCCGTCAGCGCCGCCCGCAGCCCGTCCCCCAGCCAGTAGGCCAACGGCCTCCCGGGCAAGGCGGTCGCCTCGGCAACCGTGCGAACGAACACCTCCGGCCGGCGCTCGCCGGCGTTATGCCCCCGCACCGCCTCCGCCAGCGCCTCGGCCTTTCGCGGCGCCGCCAACAGCTTGATATAAACGCCTTTTTCGGCTGCGGCCCCGTTTACGGCCAGCACGAACAGCGCCGCATCCACCACCGCATCGGCGAAGGCCCCCAGCCCCAGGTGGGCCAACGTGCGAATCGCCGCCTGGCCGAAAACTTCGCCGCGCAACTTCGCGTAACTTTGGAGGTAAAGAAAAGACTGCGGCGTAACCATCGCCACGCACTCCTCCGCCAGCGCCAGGCAACGCGTAATGAAAGCCGCGTAAAGATTGCCGGCGGCGACGGGGTAATGCCGCCGCAGATACGCCCGGACCGTTGAGGCGTAATCGCGCTTGTCCAAATAAGGCGGATTAGTCAGCACCACCGCGTAGCGGCGGCCCAGCAGCCGGCCGAGCGCCCCTGCGGCGTCCGCCGCCGTCAGCAACGACCCCAGTCCGCCGTCCCGCTCGTCAGC is a window of Selenomonadales bacterium 4137-cl DNA encoding:
- a CDS encoding amidohydrolase, which codes for MLAIRGATVHTVSRGTLEGAVILLANGKIVAVDRHLPIPADARILEAAGKVVTPGLIDCHTHLGIAEEGVGDAHVDKNETADPVCPHLRALDAVNPEDEGLEDAVGGGVTSIIVTPGSENVIGGQSIAIKTRGRVIDDMVLRQPAGVKIAFGENPIKMYGGKGKAPSTRMTVAGLIRENLVAARDYAQKPPAGRDLRLETLARVLNGEIPLRAHAHAADDIATALRIAAEFNLRLTLEHATAGHKIADLIAARGVPAAVGPSITARVKVELRDRTYRTPAILHAAGVKIALITDHPFLPIGGLRLEAALAIREGLPAAAALRAITLSAAEIIGVADRVGSLDAGKDADLVIFGGDPFAVATKIEQVFIDGQPVYGR
- a CDS encoding N-6 DNA methylase, which encodes MDNGARKKLRETVTLLRRMLEDGTGEAAGAEAWHAGMTLALEAAMAARGVAGPAPAFFGGTAGVLPAAEQRGRELLAGCGELLTAPAALGWLNQFWHSGERAGLAGRTRGDQCAKIGAGALVPATQVYSEPYMAAFLAENSLGALWLAGRPDSALAAGWRYRVGLPDESRGRPRRARELTVCDPACGAGNFLLAAFDLLYGMYREEGADDPAVICASIVNGNLFGADIDKRAVAVARAVLWLRAKERAPAIELAALPGLYANVVAADERDGGLGSLLTAADAAGALGRLLGRRYAVVLTNPPYLDKRDYASTVRAYLRRHYPVAAGNLYAAFITRCLALAEECVAMVTPQSFLYLQSYAKLRGEVFGQAAIRTLAHLGLGAFADAVVDAALFVLAVNGAAAEKGVYIKLLAAPRKAEALAEAVRGHNAGERRPEVFVRTVAEATALPGRPLAYWLGDGLRAALTEARPLKEAADVVLGMKTADNARFVRRWWEIWGPDGAADGWVPYEKEASGFRYARRAAHYVRWTEGARRYYGSYYSAQLPNTKYWFREGLAYGLVSSKAFTAKLLPAGCMTDMAASCVFAHDPQETPFLLGLLNAKLCQGLLKVFNPTVNYQPVDLQRLPLPAVSATTRQEIGRLALVAAAAADELRTLEPTDRGYRFAPAEFLPLSATLAQRAVRLWLAALRQVLAAAAVDRLLAAALALPPAEAAALTEELGGFPDEWPALAGYETLPPELADDRLPGPASVRQCGGEELAVLKERLSLLYREGPKRGQLPEEFFIKLVAFIRLHPLTVYNLLCEGIVEEGWRCPPLEKEMALDFVSAAVLTLHGHAWPEQAAAADPGIMAIPAVRAALDELVAQRCVPAGFAADFAAVTGVALDRWLERGFFPRHVAQFKRRPVVWQLADGPDSWLMHWRCAGEFVAGRGLEGYAPEADWGGRVCVAPLQAAGMLAAPVLAAGELARALADWRRCLDGEYML